The sequence CTTTTAACGGTTGCGGATTTGAATAATATGGAAGCTACGGTTGAAGTGGATGAAAACGACGTTGTGCTCGTGTCGATCGGAGACACGGCTAAGATTAATATCGACGCTTTCGGCGACAAAGTGTTCAAAGGAATTGTTACTCAGATTGGCAACAGCGCAATAACTTCGGGACTGGGAACTCAGGATGAGGTGGTCAACTTCGAAGTTAAAATTCGTTTGACCGATAAAGACGATAAAATACGTCCGGGAATGTCGTGCGATGCAGACATTGAAACGGAGACCAAAGAAAACGTCCTTGCGGTTCCGATTCAAAGCGTTACAGCCAGAGTGCCTAAACCTGAAAAATCGGAGGAAGGCGACGAAGACAACGTTAAAGAAAACAACAGGAAAAATAAACCGCAGGAAGTGGTTTTTATTGTTGAAAACGGAAAAGCCAAAATGGTTAAAGTGAAGACCGGCATAAGCGACGATAATTATATCGAAATTATCGAAGGATTGCAAGGCGGCGAAGAAGTTATCAGCGGTCCTTATCGTGCAATATCGAAAGAACTTGAAGACGGAAAAACTGTCACAGTAACATCAGGCAAGTCAAAATTGGCACAAAACGAAAAATAAGGCGGTAATGCTATGAACATAATCAATATTGAACATATTGCAAAAATATATCAGGTGGGCAGCGAAGAAGTTCATGCTCTAAGGGATGTATCGTTGCGAATCGACAAAGGTGAATACGTCGCCATTATGGGTCCGTCGGGTTCAGGTAAATCGACTTTGATGAATATTATCGGCTGCCTCGATACTCCGACGAAAGGCTTGTATGATTTCAAGGGCGTTAACGTAAGCGAAATGAGCGACAACGAACTGGCTGCCATCAGAAATCGCGAAATTGGTTTCGTGTTCCAGACTTTTAATTTACTTCCACGTTCGGACGCATTGCACAATGTGGAACTGCCTTTGATTTATGCAGGAGTGCCGGCTCACGTAAGAAAAGAACGCGCCCGATTGGCTCTCGAACAAGTGGGACTTGCCGACAGAATTCATCATAAACCGAATGAACTCTCGGGCGGTCAGCGTCAGAGAGTCGCAATTGCAAGAGCGCTTGTAACCGATCCTGCAATTATTCTCGCCGACGAGCCGACGGGTAATCTCGATACTAAAACCGGCGAAGATATTATGGCTCTCTTCAACGAAATCTACGAACAAGGTAATACTATTATTCTTGTCACTCACGAAGAATATATAGCCGAACACGCAGAAAGAATTATAAGAATTCGCGACGGTTTGATAGAAAAAGACGAGAAAGTTCTTAACCGTTATGTTCCTCAAAAGAACGGCGCTTCAAAAACATAAAGGATTCGATATGAAAGAGTATTTATATGAACTGAAAGAAGGCTTGATTATTTCGTTTAGAGCAATCGCTTCCAACAAGGCGCGTTCTGTACTGACTACGCTCGGCATTATTATCGGCGTTACGTCGGTCGTGCTTATGTCGACGGCAATAAACGGCATTGACAACGCATTCCAAAAAGGTGTCTCTTCGTTGGGTTCCGATAATCTTTATATCGATAAATGGAAATGGTTCAACAACGATACGCCATGGTGGGAGCTGCGGAACCGAAGGAATTTGACACTGGAGGATTATGAAAGATTTAAGGAATTGGCTAAGCTGCCTTTGGCTACCGCTCCAACAGTTTGGTCGTATCAGAACGTTAAATATAAAGATAGAGTCGTCGAATCGATTATTGTTCAAGGCACAAATGACGAGTATATTAAAACTACAAATCTTACTTTCAGCGAAGGCAGGTTTTTCAATGAATTCGAAAGCAAGGGAGGCAGAAACGTTGTAGTCCTCGGTTACGAAATAGCCAAGAATCTTTTCCCGAACGGTTATGCGGTTGGGGAATTTGTGAGAGTTAAGGGACATAAGTTCAAGGTTGTCGGAGTTCTCGACGAGCAGGGAAGCTGGGTTATGGGCAACTTCAATCCGGACAAACAGATTTTTATGCCTCTGCAAAACATCTACAAATACTTTCAGGGAGAGAACTTCAGAAGCCTTACGATAAACGTAAGAGCCCGAAACAGTATGATGGTCGAAGCTACAAAAGAAGAAGCCATCGGCATTATGCGCAGAATAAGAGGACTGAAATATAACGAACCCGACGACTTTTCCATTAATCAGCAGGAAGGAATTCTTAATACGATTAATCAGACAGTAGGGGTAATTCAGATAGCCGGATTATTCATTACGGGCCTTGCGCTATTTGTAGGCGCCGTAGGAATTATGAATATAATGTTCGTCTCTGTAAAAGAGCGTACAAAAGAAATCGGCATCAGAAAAGCAATCGGCGCAAAAAGGAGAACCATCCTGAGTCAGTTTATTACCGAATCCGCTATTATCTGCCTTATTGGCGGTTTTTTAGGACTAATAATAGCGCTGATTTTGAGTCTTGTGGTCAATCAATTTTTGCCCACCTCCGTTCAGGTCGATACGATAATTCTCGCAATTGTTATATCGATAGCAACGGGCGTAATATCGGGATTTGCTCCCGCGTACACTGCAGCTAAACTGGATCCAGTAGAAGCATTGAGGTATGAATAATGGAATTCATCGAAATTATTAAAGTGGCGTTTAATTCTTTGAAAGCAAACCGGCTGCGTTCGATATTGACGGTAGTCGGAATTATTGTCGGTATTTTTTCGATTATTGCGATTAGTACAATAATCGAAATGCTGCAGACGAGCATTGAAAAAGGCGTATCGCAATT comes from Melioribacter roseus P3M-2 and encodes:
- a CDS encoding ABC transporter permease, which produces MKEYLYELKEGLIISFRAIASNKARSVLTTLGIIIGVTSVVLMSTAINGIDNAFQKGVSSLGSDNLYIDKWKWFNNDTPWWELRNRRNLTLEDYERFKELAKLPLATAPTVWSYQNVKYKDRVVESIIVQGTNDEYIKTTNLTFSEGRFFNEFESKGGRNVVVLGYEIAKNLFPNGYAVGEFVRVKGHKFKVVGVLDEQGSWVMGNFNPDKQIFMPLQNIYKYFQGENFRSLTINVRARNSMMVEATKEEAIGIMRRIRGLKYNEPDDFSINQQEGILNTINQTVGVIQIAGLFITGLALFVGAVGIMNIMFVSVKERTKEIGIRKAIGAKRRTILSQFITESAIICLIGGFLGLIIALILSLVVNQFLPTSVQVDTIILAIVISIATGVISGFAPAYTAAKLDPVEALRYE
- a CDS encoding ABC transporter ATP-binding protein gives rise to the protein MNIINIEHIAKIYQVGSEEVHALRDVSLRIDKGEYVAIMGPSGSGKSTLMNIIGCLDTPTKGLYDFKGVNVSEMSDNELAAIRNREIGFVFQTFNLLPRSDALHNVELPLIYAGVPAHVRKERARLALEQVGLADRIHHKPNELSGGQRQRVAIARALVTDPAIILADEPTGNLDTKTGEDIMALFNEIYEQGNTIILVTHEEYIAEHAERIIRIRDGLIEKDEKVLNRYVPQKNGASKT